DNA from Apostichopus japonicus isolate 1M-3 chromosome 15, ASM3797524v1, whole genome shotgun sequence:
taaaatatttatcaaagggCTTGTGTTGTGtccaaaagttttcaaaatagaAGCATACTTTTTGATCATCAGCTAAAAATGTCAAATTCATATTACTAAAATTACAGTTAGCCCAGATAAATTTTAAGAAAGGAATGTTTAATATATACTAAAGATATTGTAATTAATGTTTCAATTGGTGTTCAGGACATccttagttattattattgttggtTTGGGGTACATATTTGattgaaacaatttttggtatgtaggaaaaatatttttgaaacaaaGCTTTAAATTTATTGTGACCTTTGCAtacaaatacaattttaattttgaaaatgtccCAATAGAGTAGGCAGTTTATTTTTGGTAGGTAAGGTTGCACCAAacccaaattttttttaaatatggcCTCATTTAAATTCCACTTTTTGCAAATTTGTTACCTATTTTTCATTTATAGATGACTATGAATCCATGCAGAGATGTAAGAAAACTTGAGAGGGTAAACTATGCTGCAATTGCCAATGGTCGTACATTACCCATGAACCCGGTGCATAGCAAAGACGTTTGGTCAACAAAGAAACTTTACAAATTAGAAGAAATCGATCACAAAGTTGAAAACAGAGAGTCGCTTCTCAAAGTGCACAACATAGGCTGGAATTCACAATACGATGAGTGGCAGAGCTTATCTGATGTTGTAAATATCCCTCAGCATATGATTGATTCATCAGTGGAAGCGGAAAACAGATTGAAAACCgaaattcaaattgcaataaaagAATCACTCTATTGTAATAGAAAGTGTGATTCACCAGTGGAGCTGAGGGGTGCCGTTGCCCAAGAATACTTTCAAAGTGCTTACAGAATGTGGAGTGTGTATTTTGGGGGAGCCCAGTCAGTGGACGCTGCAGAGACATGTAAACTTGGACCAAGTTCTTGATAAGAACTGGTATTTCCAAATTGTCAACCGATTTGGCGGTTTTAGCTACATAAGAGAAGGGTCATTTCAGTACTGGCTAACAGAAAGAGCACCACTTCAAGAATTCACTGTTTGTGACAAAGGTCTTCGATGTATTTTCACAGAGGTTTTGTAGTTGTAGTTAAATTTGTAAAGGGACTCGGCAACAAATTtgactttatttcttttatgcAAGAAGTAGAAGCCACATTTCCAGCTTGTAGCTCATGAGCCAACTTACTTTAAGAGAACCATGGAATCTGTTTTAAGCCAATTTACCATGGTCTGTGttttaagttgtgttttttgcttattgttttttatgtttccaCCGCTATGCCGAACCAAAACTATGACAATACTGTTGAAATTCCAATCAACAATTACATGTTGTATCAATTGGGAATTTCACAAGGAAATGTTATTGAAGAAAACATTGTTTAGTCTCTTTTGTTAAAGACATGCAAAACACGTAAAATGGAAGTTAACAAAATGGACATTTCTTTAGTTGTTAGAACAGTAATTCAAAAGCTCAAGAACATGCTACTAAAGGCGGCTATAAAAAAGAcccccctgactatatggacgctccgccactgtctgtAGAAAAGGTGAAAAATATACAACACAAAATAGAAATCTTGacgaatgaaaaagaagaattgGAAAAGCAAATTAAAAGAATTCAGCATCTTGGAAAAAAGGAGGTAAAGAAGGAAAGGTTAAACGTAAATTGATTTACTCAAAATCGTATACAtgaaaaatgaagtaaaaacGAATGATATCTATAATAAAAAAGCATCCAAGAGTTATCACGAGGACATTTCACTGAAGTCTCTCTGTCAGTCAGAGATAGGAGTGGCAGTGCCCTTATGATAGACGAAAATGAACCATGACAGGAAAGCAGAACGCAAAACTTATACGCATCAGAGACACCCAAAACATCTCCAGAAGAGTTTACCACAAGCTAACTATGCAGTGCCCAACCCTTTCTAAAGAGTACCGATTAAAGATTCGGAAGAAACAATTCAGTGCaaaatttaatattcatgatgtagATAAGTTTATCGGAGTTTGGCAATCATTTAAAGGAAACTTTATGCTCTAGATTTTCAGTGTTGCTCTCCAAAGCCTCTAGTAGGAGTATCATACTTCAAGATGATGCTGTCAAGGTAAAGATTACTGGAGATGGGACAACTATAGGCAAGTGTCCATGTAACTAATATTGCATTCAGTATTATAGGAGAAGATTGTCGGCAGGTAGTAATGGTAGTTATCTCCTTGCCATTGTTAGAGTCCCTGAAAAACAAGCCACCCTTGCCGATGAAATCAGTAATATCTGAAATTAAAGAGGTAGATAGTGTTTGTGTTCACAGAGAAAATCTTAAAGTAAATAATATCTAGGTGGTGACCTGAACTTCTTAAATCAAATAATGGTTATAGAAGGATTTAGTGCAAAACATTGCTGTTTGTGGTGCAGATGTCCAAGTGAACTTTGGGATTTTCAAAACGTTTTGTGTATGCATAATGTTGATTTGGGTGCTAGAACTGTAAGGAGTATAATTGAAAATTCCTCTAAAAAGGGCATCAGTAGACTTAAATTGCTTTTCCCCTTTTTCAAATACACCTGTTATTAATGTGGTACCAGGTTCTCTGCATCTCTCCTTGAGAATAGCCGACCAGTTAATCAATCACCTTTTAGTCAAACTGAAATCACTAGATAATTTAATAAAGTGCAGTTCTAACTGTTCGATATCAAATTTCTCATGCACAAGTTTGAAACATACATTCTTTAGGAATATATCATGGCAATTTTATGTTGAAAAGTCAGCTAAGCTAATTACTTCAAAAGATTTCACAGGACCAGAGCACttgcaaattttacaaaatataaagtTGGCGGAGTTCATTCCAAATCACTTCAAACTGAAAAAACTTGAAATGCTTTGGAAAGTCTTTTACCATTAATGGATTGCATTTAAGGGAACTTATCATTTCATGATGCAGACAAGTTTGAACGAAAAGCATGTGCATGGGTAGAGTTATTCACAGAGTCTATTTTTGAGTAAGGACGTGACCCCTTACATGCTTACCTATGAATCATGTGGCCGATGCTTTATGATTACATGGAAATATTTCCAATTTTCCAACGGTCTGGGAAACTTGAATGATATGGTAATAGTTTGGTTTTTCCGTTCTTCATCACATATTAAAACATGCATTTTGCCAAGTAATGCaaaagcagaatagaattcatCTATTAGCATCTTCCTGTCAAAGGATGAAAGTTACAGTTGCTTGTTCGATGTGCAAACAACATGGTCATAACAAAAGAACCTGCCAGATGAGCAAGACGGGACCACAGTGACTGAAACATTTCTGCTCTGTACTATAGTttaaaattatgttaaaataCAAATTGTAAGAGTGGAATGCCACCCatgtttaaatttcaaaaagagggatcaaaacaatatttatacagTAACTTATTATAAGATTTACTGCACCTGTATCCATCAAACAAAACTGATCAGGTCTGTCTGAATTATATAACTGTTGAGCAAAATTTTTCAGgtacaatatataaattatgatgaaaatatatacttttatctTTGTGTTCAATTTTCAATGTATTCACATACCAGGTCAACAATGTTTTCTTACATTTTACAAACTTGTTTCTGTCCAAATGTCACaatgtatgtaaatattgtaagtatatataagtataagtATAAATATTGAAAGTTGTATTCAAGTGACTTTACATATCAGGTTGATTCCGGCCAAATGGCACATAAATTACTGCATTTGTTATCTCTTAAGCTACTAAGCAATGTATGCACATTGTACACATTGTGTAAGTATGCAGGCTTGCcgtattaatattttaaagttaaatttgtaTTCAGTAGATTTACATAACAGgttaacaatgtttttgttacattttacaaACTTGATTCTGTCC
Protein-coding regions in this window:
- the LOC139980539 gene encoding uncharacterized protein isoform X1, which encodes MCLNSLQLRLNWIFLSPSHSFPKVLECKLCWMTMNPCRDVRKLERVNYAAIANGRTLPMNPVHSKDVWSTKKLYKLEEIDHKVENRESLLKVHNIGWNSQYDEWQSLSDVVNIPQHMIDSSVEAENRLKTEIQIAIKESLYCNRKCDSPVELRGAVAQEYFQSAYRMWSVYFGGAQSVDAAETCKLGPSS